Proteins from one Oscillatoria nigro-viridis PCC 7112 genomic window:
- a CDS encoding M16 family metallopeptidase, with amino-acid sequence MKRTKLRLKKVKLFLLSLCFFTVSLGTFNLLPSLAAAPKHYDELTFPPLSEIKLPKYTRFELKNGIRVYLMEDRELPLVGGTALFRTGERFEPADKIGLGGLTGEVMRTGGTSRHTADELNQLLEQRAASVETGIDVASGTANFSALAEDVEPVFDLFAEVIREPIFAQEKLDLAKNQTQGAIARRNDDPNGITGREFQKLIYGDRSPYARTVEYKTLANISRDDLVSFYQKYFHPKNMILGISGDFDTAKMRSLVEQKFGNWQPNLSAEVPALPTVSPAKGDGVFLVNQPQLSQSYVQMGHLGGMLSSPDYGALDVMNGVLNGFGGRLFNNVRSRQGLAYSVYAAWSPRYDYPGVFVAGGQTRSDATVPFIQAIRTEIDRIRTEPITPEELAFAKDSTLNSFIFKFENPSQTLSRLIRYEYYGYPEDFIFRYRRSIEAATIADVQRVAKTYLKPENLITLVVGNTAAIQPPLSSLGNSVKVQSLDITIPSAT; translated from the coding sequence ATGAAAAGGACTAAATTGAGACTGAAAAAAGTAAAGTTATTTCTGCTATCGCTTTGCTTTTTTACTGTTTCACTGGGCACGTTTAATTTGTTACCTTCCTTGGCGGCGGCACCCAAACACTACGACGAATTAACATTTCCCCCGCTGTCAGAAATTAAACTGCCTAAATACACTCGCTTCGAGCTGAAAAATGGCATCCGGGTGTATCTGATGGAAGACAGGGAACTCCCTTTAGTCGGGGGAACGGCTCTATTTCGCACTGGCGAGCGTTTTGAACCTGCCGATAAAATTGGATTGGGAGGTTTGACGGGAGAAGTCATGCGAACTGGTGGCACTAGCCGGCATACGGCTGATGAATTAAATCAGTTGCTAGAACAGCGAGCAGCTTCGGTAGAAACGGGGATTGATGTTGCTTCTGGTACCGCTAATTTTAGTGCTTTAGCTGAAGATGTGGAACCCGTGTTTGACTTATTTGCGGAAGTGATTCGGGAGCCAATATTTGCTCAGGAAAAGTTGGATTTAGCGAAGAATCAAACTCAAGGTGCGATCGCCCGCCGCAATGACGATCCTAACGGTATTACCGGCCGCGAGTTTCAAAAATTAATTTACGGCGATCGCAGTCCTTACGCGCGCACGGTAGAATACAAAACCCTCGCCAATATTTCCCGCGACGATTTGGTGAGTTTCTACCAGAAATATTTCCACCCCAAGAATATGATTTTGGGTATTTCTGGCGACTTTGACACAGCTAAAATGCGATCGCTCGTCGAGCAAAAATTTGGCAACTGGCAACCGAATCTAAGTGCTGAAGTGCCTGCGCTACCAACCGTATCGCCAGCAAAGGGCGACGGCGTATTTTTGGTAAATCAGCCGCAATTAAGCCAAAGTTACGTGCAGATGGGACATTTGGGCGGAATGCTCAGCAGTCCCGATTACGGTGCTTTGGACGTAATGAACGGGGTTCTCAACGGTTTCGGCGGTCGTTTGTTTAATAACGTGCGATCGCGCCAAGGCTTAGCTTATTCAGTATACGCGGCTTGGAGTCCGAGATATGACTATCCGGGGGTGTTTGTCGCTGGAGGCCAAACGCGATCGGACGCGACAGTACCGTTTATCCAGGCAATTCGCACAGAGATCGATCGTATCCGCACCGAACCAATTACCCCGGAAGAATTAGCTTTTGCTAAAGATTCCACCCTGAATTCTTTCATCTTTAAATTTGAAAATCCCAGTCAAACTTTGTCGCGATTAATTCGCTACGAATACTACGGTTATCCCGAAGATTTCATTTTTCGCTACCGCCGCAGCATCGAAGCAGCAACAATTGCCGACGTGCAGCGCGTAGCCAAGACTTACTTGAAACCGGAGAATTTGATAACATTAGTAGTGGGAAATACTGCGGCAATTCAACCGCCGTTATCGAGTTTAGGAAATTCGGTAAAAGTGCAATCTC